One genomic segment of Acidimicrobiales bacterium includes these proteins:
- a CDS encoding CrcB family protein gives MLTVLGFTALAGAGAGLRFLATDRWPGGHRGTLLVNVVGSLALGLLAGASAPVPVVVGVGGLGALTTFSTFAADTLDLAANRPVRAVGHVLTTVVLGVAAAATGLALVS, from the coding sequence GTGCTGACGGTCCTCGGCTTCACAGCTCTGGCCGGGGCGGGGGCGGGGCTCCGCTTCCTGGCCACCGACCGCTGGCCGGGCGGGCACCGGGGCACGTTGCTGGTGAACGTGGTTGGATCTCTGGCCCTCGGGTTGCTGGCCGGGGCCTCGGCACCGGTTCCGGTGGTCGTCGGTGTCGGTGGACTGGGTGCTCTCACCACCTTCTCGACGTTTGCCGCCGACACCCTCGACCTGGCGGCTAACCGGCCAGTGCGGGCCGTCGGACACGTCTTGACCACCGTGGTGCTCGGCGTGGCCGCCGCGGCGACGGGCCTGGCCCTCGTATCCTGA
- a CDS encoding poly-gamma-glutamate hydrolase family protein — protein sequence MSRPAETTPGPGPVTPIGSFAELLALPGVAEEVEVRSTVGVCALHGGGLERATEVVAREVAARTGSSYYAVIQPDGSRRHLPSTLFLPGVSDALDTFLHQVDTVLSVHGYGRDDDFWAVLVGGANRALAHHVAGHLRGLLPEEYRVVDDVGAMPSTLRGLHPDNPVNRPPGGGVQVELPPGVRWNRDHRDWSDHDGTPRSEQLDLVIDALVAALSDRPVGNGTSGP from the coding sequence GTGAGCCGCCCCGCCGAAACGACCCCCGGTCCCGGGCCGGTCACCCCGATCGGTAGCTTCGCCGAGTTGCTGGCCCTGCCCGGCGTGGCCGAGGAGGTGGAGGTCCGCTCGACGGTGGGCGTGTGTGCCCTCCACGGAGGCGGCCTGGAGCGGGCTACCGAGGTAGTAGCCAGGGAAGTGGCCGCCCGAACCGGGTCCTCGTACTACGCAGTGATCCAACCCGACGGCTCACGCCGCCACCTTCCCTCGACGCTCTTCCTCCCCGGGGTCTCCGATGCCCTGGACACCTTCCTCCATCAGGTGGACACTGTCCTGTCCGTCCACGGCTACGGCCGCGACGACGACTTCTGGGCCGTGCTAGTCGGTGGGGCAAACCGGGCCCTGGCCCACCACGTGGCCGGCCACCTCCGGGGCCTGCTACCTGAGGAGTACCGGGTGGTCGACGACGTGGGCGCCATGCCGAGCACACTTCGTGGGCTGCACCCCGATAACCCCGTAAACCGACCTCCCGGGGGCGGCGTCCAGGTTGAGCTGCCCCCCGGCGTCCGATGGAACCGCGACCATCGGGACTGGTCCGACCACGACGGGACGCCCCGATCTGAGCAACTCGACTTGGTGATCGACGCCCTGGTCGCCGCGCTGTCCGACCGTCCGGTAGGGAACGGAACCTCCGGTCCCTAG
- a CDS encoding CrcB family protein has translation MARPPLLLVAVGGTIGAGLRWAVLEATPEAVFPWPVLVVNLVGCALLGALLGPETPRSTRLLVGTGLCGGLTTFSTFAVEVARLLRADDASTAVAYMVASVVGGLAVAITARATTGYRRTTAC, from the coding sequence ATGGCCCGGCCTCCACTCCTCCTCGTGGCGGTCGGCGGCACGATAGGGGCCGGGCTCCGGTGGGCGGTCCTGGAAGCGACGCCGGAGGCGGTGTTCCCGTGGCCGGTCCTGGTCGTCAACCTGGTGGGTTGTGCCCTGCTCGGTGCCCTCCTTGGGCCAGAGACCCCGCGCTCTACCCGACTGCTGGTCGGCACCGGTCTGTGTGGTGGCCTGACCACCTTCTCCACGTTCGCCGTGGAGGTGGCTCGACTCCTCCGGGCCGACGATGCCTCCACCGCCGTGGCCTACATGGTGGCCTCCGTGGTCGGAGGCTTGGCCGTGGCGATCACCGCTCGTGCCACCACCGGCTACCGGAGGACCACAGCGTGCTGA
- a CDS encoding TlpA family protein disulfide reductase, with translation MSRPPRRGRPVVTLLVALALFGAPTSCASTGDGAPDRQDAKVLNRSFSLWDGTETTLADLVADDGRPVVVNLWATWCTPCLEEMPDLQATHEALGDEVRFLGLNVSDSPTRAADRANELGITYLLGRDPDGRFTVALAAVGLPVTAFVDRQGALAHVHHGPLEVDDLMAVIREHLS, from the coding sequence GTGTCCCGCCCACCGCGCCGCGGCCGCCCCGTGGTGACCCTCCTCGTCGCCCTCGCCCTGTTCGGGGCCCCGACGTCTTGCGCCAGCACCGGGGACGGGGCCCCCGATCGGCAGGATGCCAAGGTGCTCAACCGGAGCTTCTCGCTCTGGGACGGGACCGAGACCACCCTGGCCGATTTGGTGGCCGACGACGGCCGACCCGTCGTGGTCAACCTGTGGGCCACCTGGTGCACCCCGTGCCTGGAGGAGATGCCCGACCTCCAGGCCACCCACGAGGCCCTGGGTGACGAGGTCCGGTTCCTGGGCCTCAACGTGAGCGACTCGCCTACCCGGGCGGCCGACCGGGCCAACGAGCTGGGGATTACCTATCTGCTGGGCCGTGACCCCGACGGCAGATTCACCGTGGCGTTGGCCGCGGTCGGCCTCCCGGTCACGGCCTTCGTGGATCGACAGGGTGCCTTGGCCCATGTCCACCACGGCCCGCTGGAAGTCGACGACCTCATGGCGGTCATCCGGGAGCACCTGTCGTGA
- the pdxH gene encoding pyridoxamine 5'-phosphate oxidase, which produces MFAGSVGDVLTARMDLSRLREAYEMAGLEEADLADDPVAQFQQWFAEVEAAGYWEPNAMVLSTVAADGSPSARNVLLKQVDEQGFVLFTNYTSDKASEMEATHRAALTFSWTELRRQVRVVGDAQRLTDEESDRYWTTRPRGSQLGAWSSDQSAVVADRATLERAFAEQQERWASREVERPDHWGGYRVRPDTVEFWQGRPDRLHDRLRYRRGQDGWVVERRAP; this is translated from the coding sequence GTGTTTGCCGGGTCGGTTGGTGACGTGTTGACTGCCCGAATGGATCTGAGCCGATTACGCGAGGCCTACGAGATGGCCGGGTTGGAAGAGGCCGATCTCGCTGACGATCCGGTCGCCCAGTTCCAGCAGTGGTTTGCCGAGGTCGAGGCGGCCGGCTACTGGGAACCCAACGCAATGGTCCTGTCCACGGTGGCCGCCGACGGCTCACCGTCGGCCCGCAACGTGTTGCTTAAACAGGTCGACGAGCAGGGGTTCGTGCTGTTCACGAACTACACGAGCGACAAGGCCTCCGAGATGGAGGCCACCCACCGGGCCGCCCTGACCTTTAGCTGGACCGAGTTGCGTCGCCAGGTACGGGTAGTCGGCGACGCCCAGCGGCTGACCGACGAGGAGTCCGACCGCTACTGGACCACCCGCCCCCGGGGCAGCCAACTGGGGGCCTGGTCATCGGACCAAAGTGCCGTGGTCGCCGACCGGGCGACGCTAGAGAGGGCGTTCGCCGAGCAACAGGAGCGCTGGGCCAGTCGGGAGGTGGAGCGTCCCGACCACTGGGGGGGCTACCGGGTCCGCCCAGACACAGTGGAATTCTGGCAAGGGCGACCCGACCGCCTCCACGACCGGCTCCGGTACCGCCGGGGGCAGGACGGCTGGGTGGTGGAGCGCCGCGCCCCCTAG